A single window of Debaryomyces hansenii CBS767 chromosome F complete sequence DNA harbors:
- a CDS encoding DEHA2F08360p (highly similar to uniprot|Q9UUU2 Yarrowia lipolytica YALI0B20372g nubm NUBM protein precursor), producing the protein MIHNLKTQQRSLRRGLATIADATNPNRVHGGLKDQDRIFQNVYNKYGHDLKSAQKMGDWYKTKEIILKGDKWIIDEMKKSGLRGRGGAGFPSGLKWSFMNPPGWEKNPGPRYLVVNADEGEPGTCKDREIIRKDPHKLVEGCLLAGRAMNATAAYIYIRGEFYNEAVILQQAINEAYKEGLIGKNACGSGYDFDVYIHRGMGAYICGEETALIESLEGKAGKPRLKPPFPAGVGLFGRPSTVTNVETVAVAPTILRRGGDWFASFGRKNNTGTKLFCISGHVNEPCTVEEEMSIPLKELLEKHCGGVKGGWDNLLGVIPGGCSVPVMPKSVCDDIAMDYDALRDVGSGLGTAAVIVMNKETDMIRAIQRFAAFYKHESCGQCTPCREGTTWLQKMMDRFVKGQATEKEIDMIFELTKEIEGHTICALGDAAAWPIQGLIKSFRPLMVDRIKQYEQESQCSVSYGGWVKGGKVKEGKVIDNPLPSAHH; encoded by the coding sequence ATGATTCATAACTTAAAGACACAACAGCGTTCTTTAAGACGTGGGTTGGCTACTATTGCAGATGCAACCAATCCAAATAGAGTTCATGGTGGATTAAAAGATCAAGATCgtattttccaaaatgTTTACAATAAGTACGGACATGACTTAAAGTCAGCCCAGAAGATGGGTGACTGGTATAAGACCAAAGAAATCATCTTGAAAGGGGACAAGTGGATTATTGAcgaaatgaaaaaatcagGTTTAAGAGGTAGAGGAGGTGCTGGATTCCCTTCTGGTCTTAAATGGTCGTTCATGAACCCTCCAGGATGGGAAAAGAATCCAGGCCCAAGATACTTGGTTGTCAATGCAGATGAAGGTGAACCAGGTACTTGTAAAGATagagaaattattagaaagGATCCACACAAGTTAGTTGAAGGGTGTTTATTAGCCGGACGTGCTATGAATGCCACTGCCGCttatatctatattagAGGTGAATTTTATAATGAAGCTGTTATTTTACAACAAGCTATCAACGAAGCATATAAAGAAGGATTAATCGGTAAAAACGCATGTGGTTCCGGCTACGACTTCGATGTGTACATTCACCGTGGTATGGGTGCTTATATTTGTGGTGAAGAAACCGCATTGATTGAATCTCTTGAAGGTAAGGCCGGTAAGCCAAGATTGAAGCCGCCATTCCCAGCAGGTGTCGGTTTATTCGGTAGACCATCAACTGTTACCAATGTTGAAACCGTTGCTGTTGCCCCAACCATTTTAAGAAGAGGTGGTGACTGGTTTGCTTCTTTTGGTCGTAAGAACAACACCGGTACCAAATTATTCTGTATATCCGGTCATGTCAATGAACCATGTACcgttgaagaagaaatgtCCATTCCATTAAAGGAGTTATTAGAAAAGCACTGTGGTGGTGTCAAAGGTGGCTGGGACAACTTATTAGGTGTTATTCCAGGTGGTTGTTCTGTTCCAGTTATGCCAAAATCTGTTTGTGATGATATTGCTATGGATTATGATGCATTAAGAGATGTTGGTTCTGGTTTAGGTACCGCCGCTGTTATTGTTATGAACAAAGAAACCGATATGATCAGAGCCATTCAAAGATTCGCTGCTTTCTATAAGCACGAATCCTGTGGTCAATGTACTCCATGTCGTGAAGGTACCACTTGGTTACAGAAGATGATGGACAGATTTGTCAAGGGTCAAGCCACtgaaaaggaaattgaCATGATTTTCGAATTAACTAAGGAAATTGAAGGTCACACTATTTGCGCCTTAGGTGATGCCGCTGCATGGCCAATCCAGGGTTTGATCAAGTCTTTCAGACCTCTCATGGTTGACAGAATCAAACAATACGAACAAGAAAGCCAGTGCTCAGTCAGCTACGGTGGATGGGTTAAAGGTGGTAAAGTCAAAGAAGGTAAAGTCATTGACAATCCATTGCCATCCGCTCATCACTAG
- a CDS encoding 60S ribosomal protein L17 (highly similar to uniprot|P46990 Saccharomyces cerevisiae YJL177W RPL17B Protein component of the large (60S) ribosomal subunit nearly identical to Rpl17Ap and has similarity to E. coli L22 and rat L17 ribosomal proteins), with translation MVRYAATSANPAKSASARGSYLRVSYKNTRETAQAISGWKLERAQKYLDQVLDHQRAIPFRRFNSSIGRTGQGKEFGVTKARWPAKSVNFIKDLLRNGQANAESKGLDASKLKVSHIQVNQAPKQRRRTYRAHGRINAYQSSPCHIELILTEENEAVEKADDSKKVRLNVRQRGRLATQKRVTAA, from the exons ATGGTTCGTTACGCTGCTACATCTGCTAACCCAGCTAAATCAGCTTCTGCTCGTGGTTCATACTTAAGAGTTTCTTACAAGAACACTCGTGAAACCGCCCAAGCCATCAGCGGATGGAAGTTGGAAAGAGCTCAAAAATACTTAGACCAAGTCTTAGATCACCAAAGAGCCATCCCATTCCGTCGTTTCAACTCATCCATTGGACGTACCGGTCAAGGTAAAGAATTTGGTGTCACCAAGGCTAGATGGCCAGCCAAGTCCGTTAACTTCATTAAGGATTTATTAAGAAACGGACAAGCTAACGCTGAA TCCAAGGGTTTAGACGCCTCTAAATTGAAGGTTTCCCACATTCAAGTTAACCAAGCTCcaaaacaaagaagaagaacttACAGAGCTCACGGTAGAATTAACGCTTACCAATCTTCCCCATGTCACATTGAACTTATCTTAACCGAAGAAAACGAAGCCGTTGAAAAGGCTGACGACTCCAAGAAGGTCAGATTAAACGTCAGACAAAGAGGTAGATTAGCTACTCAAAAGCGTGTGACTGCTGCTTAA
- a CDS encoding DEHA2F08338p (some similarities with uniprot|P38126 Saccharomyces cerevisiae YBR186W PCH2 Nucleolar component of the pachytene checkpoint which prevents chromosome segregation when recombination and chromosome synapsis are defective) — MNSNNNLDIEVCLRPWVTLLPFYNFHTKAYEENETSVDFAKIIKQLKVSLTFYLGKAIDLQLNTNVNIKPTKINGKAFQKYFNMDFLQEKEISSEKGACLLLYTLDENNQFDSFQNRIIAEGCFKEISIGSDIQGRSYYRHMGKDYSNSIKGILFKGSHADTKEEVYFSVPPFLHQQKSSMNFKSLKPQSTETIKTNKNGVWKDCLFVDKTNSVSQKCLLTDSVNPTYLFYQCPEEQVKELENKQLNSVWDIINVYNDYIEDKEIIDIECQFRNTCFEKKDPERRNPRKIYEDSSLDEEVESEQTNNTSFGYSKIFQPKLANALLELNRSIPMEIISMRASDFVTITPLPDNKLIGSWEKLKMKGNLKQSIYTNVQVSLTLSNMFEHDNRFAGELLTASDKLILLHGPPGTGKSSLAKAIFQKFSVKAISSMKEPIDLPPILLLELAPDRIYSRYYGESPKKLSMLFSTIEATLKKEMHGGFIFMIIDEIESLATERSMLLANNETTDGVRMVNILLTHLDKLRHYKNFFMIGTSNLIESVDRSFKDRANALYELPLPNEETIYSILEQQIIHFLDLGVLYQNSGPNSISCTTPTLSGSLLSQYSSRLLCQIAAYCSVSIPFCIHEKCTKLTNDHF, encoded by the coding sequence atgaattcaaataataaccTTGATATAGAAGTGTGTTTGAGACCTTGGGTGACACTTCTTCCTTTTTATAACTTCCATACTAAAGCttatgaagaaaatgaaacaaGTGTTGACTTCGctaaaattatcaaacaattgaaagTATCCTTAACATTCTACCTTGGAAAAGCAATTGATTTACAATTAAATACGAATGTCAATATTAAACCTACAAAGATCAATGGAAAAGCATTCCAAAAGTATTTTAATATGGATTTCCTTcaagaaaaggaaataaGCTCTGAAAAAGGTGCCTGTCTCTTATTGTATACAttggatgaaaataatCAGTTTGACTCGTTTCAAAATAGGATAATAGCTGAAGGATGCTTTAAAGAGATAAGTATAGGTAGCGATATACAAGGAAGATCCTACTACAGACATATGGGAAaagattattcaaatagCATCAAAGGTATACTCTTCAAAGGGTCTCACGCCGATACCAAAGAAGAGGTGTATTTTCTGGTGCCACCGTTTCTCCACCAGCAAAAATCAAGCATGAATTTTAAACTGCTAAAACCTCAAAGTACTGAAACCATCAAAACCAACAAAAATGGCGTATGGAAGGATTGTCTTTTCGTTGACAAGACAAATTCTGTAAGCCAAAAATGCTTGCTAACCGATTCAGTGAATCCTACTTATCTATTCTATCAGTGTCCAGAGGAACAAGTAAAAGAGTTAGAAAATAAACAGTTGAACAGCGTTTGGGATATAATCAACGTCTATAATGATTATATCGAAgacaaagaaattattgacaTTGAATGTCAATTTAGAAACACATGTTTTGAGAAAAAAGACCCCGAAAGACGTAATCCAAGAAAGATATATGAAGATCTGAGTTTGGATGAAGAAGTGGAAAGTGAACAAACGAATAATACGTCCTTTGGTTACTCTAAGATATTCCAACCGAAATTGGCAAATGCATTGTTGGAATTGAATAGATCTATTCCAAtggaaattatttctatgAGAGCTTCAGATTTTGTAACTATTACTCCCTTGCCAGACAATAAACTAATAGGCTCGTGggagaaattgaagatgaagggTAACTTGAAGCAAAGTATTTATACCAATGTTCAAGTGCTGTTGACCCTATCAAATATGTTCGAACACGATAACCGTTTTGCCGGTGAACTCTTAACAGCACTGGATAAACTTATCTTGTTACATGGACCACCCGGTACGGGCAAGTCTTCGTTAGCTAAAGctatatttcaaaaattttcgGTGAAAGCTATCAGTTCAATGAAGGAGCCAATCGACCTACCACCTATACttttattggaattagCACCCGATAGGATATATTCTCGTTATTACGGAGAGTCTCCGAAGAAGCTATCCATGTTGTTTTCAACCATCGAAGCCactttgaagaaagaaatgcATGGtggatttatatttatgataaTTGACGAAATTGAATCTCTTGCCACCGAACGGTCCATGCTTTTAGCCAATAACGAAACAACAGACGGTGTACGCATGGTCAATATTCTACTCACCCATTTGGATAAATTAAGACACTACAAGAATTTCTTCATGATAGGAACATCTAATCTCATAGAATCAGTGGACAGATCATTCAAGGACCGAGCAAATGCATTATACGAACTCCCTTTGCCTAACGAAGAAACTATCTACAGCATACTTGAACAACAGATCATTCATTTCCTAGATCTAGGTGTTCTCTATCAAAACAGTGGACccaattcaatatcatgTACAACGCCCACTTTGTCCGGCTCATTGCTATCCCAGTATTCCTCCAGGTTGTTGTGCCAAATTGCAGCCTATTGCTCAGTAAGTATACCATTTTGCATCCATGAGAAGTGCACAAAATTAACCAATGATCATTTCTAG
- a CDS encoding DEHA2F08272p (highly similar to uniprot|P08524 Saccharomyces cerevisiae YJL167W ERG20 Farnesyl pyrophosphate synthetase has both dimethylallyltranstransferase and geranyltranstransferase activities): protein MDKAAAKERFINEFDQLVEELKAILIGYKMPQDAIDWFVGNLNYNTPGGKLNRGLSVIDTYCILNNTTANDLSSEEYSKVALLGWCIELLQAYFLVADDMMDHSKTRRGQPCWYLNEGVGNIAINDSFMLEGALYILLKKHFRNEKYYVDLLDLFHEVTFQTELGQLIDLITADEEIVDLDKFSLSKHSFIVIYKTAYYSFYLPVALAMFMSGINSEQDLKQVRDILIPLGEYFQIQDDFLDCFGTPEQIGKIGTDIKDNKCSWVVNQALLHANEEQRKLLDENYGKKDDESEKRCKQLFKDLNIEKIYFDYEEDTGAKLRKQIEQIDESRGLKKEVLTSFLNKVYKRSK from the coding sequence ATGGACAAGGCTGCAGCTAAGGAAAggtttattaatgaattcgACCAATTGGTCGAAGAGTTGAAGGCCATTTTAATTGGGTATAAAATGCCACAAGATGCTATTGACTGGTTTGTTGGTAACTTGAACTATAATACGCCAGGTGGTAAGTTAAACAGAGGTTTGTCAGTAATCGACACTTATTGTATTTTAAACAACACCACTGCCAACGATTTGTCCTCTGAAGAATATTCTAAGGTTGCCTTATTAGGATGGTGTATCGAATTATTGCAAGCTTACTTCTTAGTTGCCGATGATATGATGGATCATTCTAAAACAAGAAGAGGTCAACCTTGTTGGTACTTAAACGAAGGCGTCGGTAACATTGCGATTAATGACTCCTTCATGTTGGAAGGTGCTCTTTACATTTTGTTAAAGAAGCATTTCCGTAATGAGAAATACTACGTCGATTTATTGGATTTGTTCCACGAAGTTACCTTCCAAACAGAATTAGGCCAATTAATAGATTTGATCACagctgatgaagaaatcgTCGACCTTGATAAGTTCTCATTATCAAAACATTCATTTATCGTTATTTACAAGACCGCCTACTACTCATTTTACTTACCTGTCGCCTTAGCGATGTTCATGAGTGGAATTAACAGTGAGCAAGACTTAAAACAAGTTCGCGATATATTGATCCCATTAGGTGAATACTTCCAAATTCAAGATGATTTCTTGGATTGTTTTGGTACTCCAGAGCAAATCGGTAAGATTGGTACTGATATCAAAGACAACAAGTGCTCGTGGGTTGTTAACCAAGCTTTATTACATGCCAACGAAGAACAACGGAAGTTGTTAGACGAAAATTACGGTAAGAAAGATGACGAATCTGAAAAAAGGTGTaaacaattatttaaagaCTTGAACATCGAGAAGATCTATTTTGACTACGAAGAAGATACCGGAGCTAAGTTAAGAAAGcaaattgaacaaatcgATGAATCAAGAGGCTTAAAGAAGGAAGTCTTAACATCCTTCTTAAACAAAGTCTACAAACGTTCCAAATAG
- a CDS encoding DEHA2F08250p (similar to uniprot|P08525 Saccharomyces cerevisiae YJL166W QCR8 Ubiquinol cytochrome-c reductase subunit 8 (11 kDa protein)), which produces MAGAGPKAYMGWWGNIGSPKQKYVTTYTVSPYATKPLKGALYNSVFNVFRRVKNQTLFVVIPAVIVWNVWAQARDYNEYLYTKAGREDLEKANA; this is translated from the coding sequence ATGGCTGGTGCAGGTCCAAAAGCTTACATGGGATGGTGGGGTAACATCGGTTCCCCAAAGCAAAAATACGTTACTACTTATACCGTTTCTCCATACGCTACTAAACCTTTGAAGGGTGCTTTATACAACTCTGTTTTCAACGTTTTTAGAAGAGTTAAGAACCAAACCTTATTCGTTGTTATCCCAGCTGTTATTGTCTGGAACGTCTGGGCTCAGGCCAGAGATTACAACGAATACTTGTACACTAAGGCAGGCAGagaagatttagaaaagGCTAACGCTTAA
- a CDS encoding DEHA2F08316p (similar to uniprot|P33550 Saccharomyces cerevisiae YKR061W KTR2 Mannosyltransferase involved in N-linked protein glycosylation), whose translation MHNRYYLIPILVCLWGVYYSIITHYISSNNHAYMFHNEDLNEIFNPTKASWNISFPWIDRLPRFSGPNIKTVLQKKGSHKLSSNSYLPNDFPFRERSQIGQENATMVMLVRNRELRGALQSMRSLEDRFNRNYRYPWVFLNDEPFDTDFIEQTTLMASGKTYYELIPSEDWQPPSFIDMDLMEKKLMKAHEDGVIYGGSWSYRNMCHFNSGFFYKQKRLLDYEWYFRVEPDVKYMCDFQYDPFTVLRENNKIYGFVLTIHDYENTMPSLWPTVENFMKDHKDLIHPNNSIDFITSNETSLNYDFELPESNTSYNLCHFWSNFEIGNLDFFRSEAYETYFKYLDKTGGFFYERWGDAPVHSIGLNLLADKNRIHHFEDIGYFHVPYLACPTSIDVLASKRCVCKTKGLENHDPETPHDIQPFSCLSRWWRYGSGKTFLNDIDYTFNN comes from the coding sequence ATGCACAATAGATATTACCTAATACCTATTTTAGTTTGTTTATGGGGAGTTTACTACAGTATTATAACACATTATATATCTAGTAATAATCATGCATATATGTTTCacaatgaagatttgaatgaaattttcaatccTACTAAGGCTTCGTggaatatttcatttccTTGGATTGACAGGCTTCCAAGGTTTTCAGGTCCTAATATTAAAACCGTGCTTCAAAAGAAAGGATCGCATAAATTGTCTTCGAATTCATACTTACCTAATGATTTTCCATTTAGAGAACGGAGTCAAATAGGTCAAGAAAATGCTACGATGGTGATGTTGGTACGAAATCGGGAATTGAGAGGTGCATTGCAATCAATGAGGTCATTAGAAGATAGATTCAACAGAAATTATAGATATCCATGGGTGTTTTTAAATGACGAGCCTTTTGACACCGATTTCATAGAACAAACTACATTAATGGCTAGCGGGAAAACATATTATGAATTGATACCGAGTGAGGACTGGCAACCGCCTTCGTTTATCGATATGGATTTAATGGAAAAGAAACTAATGAAGGCGCATGAAGATGGCGTTATCTATGGTGGATCATGGTCCTATAGGAACATGTGTCACTTTAACTCGGGATTTTTTTATAAACAAAAGAGATTACTTGATTATGAATGGTATTTCAGGGTGGAGCCTGACGTCAAGTACATGTGTGATTTTCAGTATGACCCCTTTACGGTGTTGagagaaaataataaaatatatggGTTTGTTCTAACTATTCACGACTACGAAAACACAATGCCATCGTTGTGGCCTACCGTCGAGAACTTCATGAAGGACCACAAAGATTTAATCCATCCTAATAATTCCATAGACTTCATCACGTCTAATGAAACTTCCTTGAACTACGACTTCGAGTTACCCGAATCAAATACCTCATATAACCTTTGCCATTTTTGGTCtaactttgaaattggaaACTTAGACTTCTTCAGAAGCGAAGCCTATGAGACAtacttcaaatatttggataaaACGGGTGGATTTTTCTACGAAAGATGGGGCGATGCTCCGGTTCATTCTATAGGGCTAAACTTGTTAGCCGACAAAAACAGAATACACCACTTCGAAGATATAGGGTATTTTCATGTACCGTATCTAGCATGTCCTACTTCAATTGACGTACTTGCATCAAAAAGATGTGTATGTAAGACTAAAGGTCTTGAAAATCATGATCCTGAGACACCACATGACATCCAGCCTTTCAGTTGCTTAAGCAGATGGTGGAGATATGGCTCTGGCAAAACCTTCTTAAACGATATCGATTATACGTTCAACAATTAG
- a CDS encoding DEHA2F08294p (similar to uniprot|P36049 Saccharomyces cerevisiae YKL172W EBP2 Essential protein required for the maturation of 25S rRNA and 60S ribosomal subunit assembly localizes to the nucleolus) yields the protein MAKGGKLRSSLKNQQLIESIDKSKSKPVVKKAEEIKEVEVQPLPEQIKSSKPKKEKKEKKAKNQDDYQSEVLSKKEQRRLKKVQADESAPLVVEEEVEEELEEGSDSEELDLEKLAASESESDINDDDSDEESDEEEEADEDEKDDEEEEEEEDIPLSDVDIDDDADIVPHTKLTINNMAALKDSLARIELPWSKHSFQEHQSITSAEKTETEIKDIYDDTERELAFYKQGLDAVKQGRAALTKLKVPFSRPMDYFAEMIKSDEHMDKLKSKLLTEAANKKASEDAKKQRHLKKFGKQVQNSTLQERAKQKKETLDKIKSLKRKGASNELSNGDDFQIALDEATSEDRGGDNKRRKPNSKRLGKDSKYGFGGKKRGSRTNDAESSADISGFSSKKMKGKPRPGKSKRSKR from the coding sequence ATGGCTAAGGGAGGTAAATTAAGGTCTCTGTTAAAGAACCAACAATTGATTGAATCAATAGacaaatcaaaatcaaagcCAGTAGTCAAAAaagcagaagaaataaagGAAGTTGAAGTCCAGCCATTACCTGAGCAAATCAAGTCATCGAAGccaaagaaggaaaagaaggaaaagaaagcTAAGAACCAAGATGATTATCAAAGTGAAGTTTTATCCAAGAAAGAACAaagaagattgaagaaggtACAAGCTGACGAAAGTGCACCTTTAGTAGTAGAAGAGGAAGTCGAAGAAGAACTTGAAGAAGGCTCTGACtctgaagaattagacTTAGAAAAGTTAGCTGCAAGTGAAAGCGAGAGTGATATAAACGACGATGACTCTGATGAAGAATCtgacgaagaagaggaggcagatgaagatgaaaaagatgacgaagaggaagaggaagaggaagatATTCCTTTATCGGACGTTGACATAGATGACGATGCGGATATTGTTCCACACACCAAATTAACTATAAATAACATGGCTGCATTGAAAGATTCTTTAGCACGTATTGAGTTACCTTGGTCTAAGCATTCCTTCCAAGAACATCAATCCATCACAAGTGCTGAAAAAACTGAAACCGAAATCAAGGATATTTATGATGATACTGAAAGAGAATTGGCATTTTACAAGCAAGGCTTAGATGCTGTTAAACAAGGTAGAGCTGCATTAACTAAATTAAAGGTACCATTCTCCAGACCAATGGATTACTTTGCCGAAATGATTAAAAGCGATGAGCATATGGACAAATTGAAGAGCAAGTTATTAACTGAAGCTGCTAACAAGAAAGCATCAGAAGATGCCAAGAAACAAAGacatttgaagaagtttgGTAAGCAGGTTCAGAACTCTACATTACAAGAAAGAGCTAaacagaagaaagaaaCATTAGATAAgattaaatcattaaagaGAAAGGGTGCTAGTAATGAATTAAGTAATGGTGACGATTTCCAGATTGCCTTAGACGAAGCAACTAGTGAAGACAGAGGTGGTGACAATAAGAGAAGAAAGCCAAATTCGAAGAGATTAGGCAAAGATTCCAAATATGGTTTTGGTGGTAAGAAGAGAGGTTCCAGAACTAACGATGCAGAATCTTCTGCCGATATCAGCGGCTTTTCTTCTAAGAAAATGAAAGGAAAACCCAGACCAGGAAAGAGCAAGCGTTCTAAAAGATAA